The Betaproteobacteria bacterium genome segment ACTCGCTCCAGTTGGTGCCGAACTGGTAGGCCATCACCAGGCCCGAGACCACACCCATGCCGAAGGCCACCGCGAATACCTTCAACCAGAAGTGATACAGGTCGATGTAGACACTGCGTGCGGTTCGCAGCCAGAGGCCTTCGAGCACAGCGAGATAGCTCGCCAGGCCGATCGTCAGCGCCGGGAAGACGATGTGAAACGAGACCGTGAAGGCGAACTGGATGCGCGCGAGCAGGAGGGCTTCCATGGCGATCGTGTGCGGTCAGCTGGGGTGTGACCCTCCCGGGCAGGCAGGGTTGCGCGTCAGTGCAGCTTCACGTGCGGCTCGGTGCGCCGCGTGATCATCCGCGCCAGCGTGTCGAGCGCGACCTTGGCGGGTCCGTGCAGCGCGTACTCGTGCATCTTGTAGAGCGACAGGTACATCATCCGCGCGAAATAGCCCTGGATGGTGAGACTGCCGCCGATGAGTCCGCCCATGAGGCTGCCCACGGTGGAATATTCGCCGAGCGAGACGAGCGAGCCGAAGTCCTGGTAACGCCAGTGCTGCAGCGGCTCGCCGGCAATCTGCCGCCGTATCTGCTTCAGAAGGAAGGAGGCCTGCTGGTGGGCTGCCTGAGCGCGCGGCGGGACGTTGCCCTCCTTGTCTGGCAAGGGACAAGCAGCGCAGTCGCCGAGGGCAAAGATGTTGTCGTCGCGCGTGGTCTGCAGCGTGTCGCGCACCTCGAGCTGGTTGATGCGATTGGTCTCGAGGCCATCGAGATCCTTGAGGAAGTCCGGCGCCTTCACGCCGGCCGCCCACACCACCAGCTCCGCCGGTATCAGTTCGCCGCTCGCAAGCCGCACTCCGCGTTCGGTCACCTCCGCCACGCGTGAAGACTTCCGCACCACCACCCCGAGCCCGACGAGCAGACCCTCGGCGGCCTCGGACAGGCGCGGCGGCAGAGCGGGGAGGATGCGATCTGCCGCCTCGATCACGTACAGCCGGATGTCCTCTTTCGGATCGATGCGGTCGAGGCCGTAGGCGACGAGCTGCCGCGTCGAATTGTGCAGTTCCGCCGCAAGCTCGACGCCGGTGGCGCCGGCGCCGATGATCGCGACCTGCAGCTGATGCTCGGCGAGCGGCTCGTGCTGGGCGTGGGCCCGAATCAGCGCATTGACCAGTCGACCGTGAAACCGCTTCGCCTGCGGCGGCGTGTCGAGCTGGATCGCATGCTCCTTGACGCCGGGCGTGCCGAAGTCGTTGCCGAAGCTGCC includes the following:
- a CDS encoding NAD(P)/FAD-dependent oxidoreductase — translated: MVGGGAGGLELATQLGDKLGKRGKAHVTLIDKARTHLWKPLLHEIAAGSMDLGVHELDYLAQSHWHHFVYRVGEMTGLDRTRREVRVAPFVDDEGRQVTPERVIPYDTLVIAVGSFGNDFGTPGVKEHAIQLDTPPQAKRFHGRLVNALIRAHAQHEPLAEHQLQVAIIGAGATGVELAAELHNSTRQLVAYGLDRIDPKEDIRLYVIEAADRILPALPPRLSEAAEGLLVGLGVVVRKSSRVAEVTERGVRLASGELIPAELVVWAAGVKAPDFLKDLDGLETNRINQLEVRDTLQTTRDDNIFALGDCAACPLPDKEGNVPPRAQAAHQQASFLLKQIRRQIAGEPLQHWRYQDFGSLVSLGEYSTVGSLMGGLIGGSLTIQGYFARMMYLSLYKMHEYALHGPAKVALDTLARMITRRTEPHVKLH